A genome region from Clostridium sp. JN-9 includes the following:
- a CDS encoding Fic family protein has product MVGNDYYEYEWDNNYCYPNCFILKNKLNIKDSDLLEEAERQITAIRILEMKMHPIKGNLDFQHLLNIHKHIFKEIYTWAGKTRTVNISKGNQFCNYIFIKEAAGEIFLKLQKENYLMGLTKDKIIIRLAFYLGELNASHPFREGNGRAQRVFIEYLAQTAGYYMSSIFENVPKYLKH; this is encoded by the coding sequence ATGGTAGGTAACGATTATTATGAATATGAATGGGATAACAATTATTGTTATCCCAATTGCTTTATACTAAAAAATAAACTAAATATCAAAGACAGTGATTTACTGGAAGAAGCAGAACGCCAGATTACTGCCATTAGAATTTTAGAAATGAAAATGCATCCTATAAAAGGAAATTTAGATTTTCAGCATTTATTGAATATTCATAAACACATTTTCAAAGAGATCTATACTTGGGCAGGAAAAACCAGGACAGTTAATATTTCTAAAGGGAATCAATTCTGTAATTATATTTTTATCAAGGAAGCAGCTGGTGAGATTTTTTTAAAATTGCAAAAAGAAAATTATCTAATGGGGTTAACTAAAGATAAAATAATAATTAGATTAGCATTTTATTTGGGGGAATTGAACGCTTCGCATCCGTTTAGAGAGGGAAATGGCAGAGCACAAAGGGTATTTATTGAATATTTAGCGCAAACTGCTGGATACTATATGTCAAGCATTTTTGAAAATGTCCCAAAATATTTAAAACATTAG
- a CDS encoding CpsB/CapC family capsule biosynthesis tyrosine phosphatase: protein MLDIHSHIIPNIDDGSKNIDMSMEMIKIAADDGIDNIIATPHYCTGCYEKNYEYIEGYVEYLNKLAKEHELNIKILPGQEIFIDNYTLDYLKQGIIGSLNESKYMLVEFNMAEFDESIMDILYELRIIGIEPIIAHPERYIYIVENPLFINKFVEEQYHFQINSGSITGLFGKKVEKTAEILIQHGICSFVASDAHSNNRRVPKISEALNIVNQKNNASYEIILNNYKAFLNNGSLYFSGEKIKEKRKIFWVW, encoded by the coding sequence ATGCTTGATATACACAGCCATATAATACCAAATATAGATGATGGCTCAAAGAATATCGATATGTCTATGGAGATGATAAAAATAGCAGCAGATGATGGAATAGACAATATTATAGCAACACCTCATTATTGTACAGGCTGCTATGAAAAAAATTATGAGTACATTGAAGGCTATGTAGAATATCTAAATAAACTTGCTAAAGAACATGAACTTAATATAAAAATACTGCCGGGACAGGAGATTTTTATAGATAATTACACTTTGGACTATTTAAAACAAGGTATTATAGGGTCTTTAAATGAAAGTAAATATATGCTGGTGGAATTTAATATGGCTGAATTTGATGAAAGTATAATGGACATACTTTATGAGTTGAGGATTATTGGAATAGAGCCTATTATTGCTCATCCTGAAAGGTATATATATATTGTTGAAAATCCACTATTTATAAATAAATTTGTAGAAGAACAGTATCATTTTCAAATTAACAGCGGAAGTATTACTGGACTATTCGGGAAAAAAGTAGAAAAAACTGCAGAAATATTAATACAGCATGGAATTTGTTCCTTTGTAGCCTCTGATGCTCACAGCAATAACAGAAGAGTCCCTAAAATTTCTGAAGCACTGAATATAGTTAATCAGAAAAATAATGCCAGCTATGAAATCATACTAAACAACTATAAAGCTTTTTTAAATAATGGGAGTCTTTACTTTAGCGGCGAAAAGATAAAAGAAAAGAGAAAGATTTTCTGGGTATGGTAA
- a CDS encoding flippase, producing the protein MDNKKFISNSFIYLVSSILTQIINLILIPIYTRNMTSAEFGQFNLVSSLQSFLTIFITLGIFSGLSRFFNEVEDKNKLKNTALNFSMMWGALCCFVFAYLLNKPIADLAFRGDNLGVIYVKYVIINSIISCLITIYTSYYSMLFKAKKVCIINLSQIILTLCFTYYYLVMDHYGILGVYRAQLISFSIDFIVLFIMDIHNYKFILSKNQLKKMLHFGIGLIPGQISSWVLTLIDRYFIKGMLNLTAVAVYSMGYKIGMIIQPLLLTPFASSFTPFKFSTYKESDAKSRIKKIYNHFNFIGWFMVLGLSVFADTAIKLLSTKEYSESYKVVALIAFSYYLCGLSEFYILGLLIENKMFMNSFIITISAVFNVIFNFMLIPKFGIYGAAAATCIAYFISDILYYRIGKKYYDLKISFFDPYKYGFIFLVLYFIYMIFKLNVNNLAIEFLLNIIICISYIALCIKFKLFSYDIILKIIRRFYFKVYIYKADILDEYIYRSHGLSFGKLNLERLNKMMKSYSDEIDENKYEILKERLSSNNESVFIVYKDEEIMGYFNMAYSDVTESITGAVISVPQDSVYFFDDYTFKKHRGKGVHEYSIFRRLQRSSNLGRKYAYVGIYPHNIISQKSYMKFSFKRVKIYSCLKLGKIKRTYERAISK; encoded by the coding sequence ATGGATAACAAAAAGTTTATATCAAACTCCTTTATTTATTTGGTGTCATCTATATTAACACAAATCATAAATTTAATACTCATACCGATATATACAAGAAATATGACATCTGCAGAGTTTGGACAGTTTAATCTGGTGAGCTCTCTACAGAGCTTTTTAACTATATTTATAACTTTAGGCATATTCTCGGGACTTAGCAGATTTTTTAATGAAGTTGAAGATAAAAATAAATTAAAAAATACTGCCCTGAATTTTTCCATGATGTGGGGAGCTTTATGCTGCTTCGTATTTGCATATTTATTAAATAAACCCATTGCAGACCTGGCTTTTAGGGGAGACAATTTAGGCGTAATTTATGTTAAATATGTAATTATAAACTCTATAATTTCATGTCTCATAACAATTTATACAAGCTATTACTCAATGCTTTTTAAGGCAAAAAAGGTATGCATAATTAATTTATCTCAAATAATATTAACACTTTGCTTTACTTATTATTATCTGGTAATGGATCACTATGGTATTTTGGGAGTGTACAGGGCACAGCTTATTTCTTTTTCTATAGATTTTATTGTATTATTCATCATGGATATACACAATTATAAGTTTATTTTATCAAAAAATCAGCTAAAAAAAATGCTTCATTTTGGCATCGGACTTATTCCTGGCCAGATTTCATCCTGGGTTTTGACACTTATCGACAGATATTTCATAAAAGGAATGCTTAACCTGACAGCTGTGGCAGTATACTCCATGGGATACAAAATAGGAATGATAATACAGCCTCTTCTTTTGACTCCATTTGCATCCTCCTTTACACCTTTTAAATTTTCAACCTATAAGGAATCTGATGCTAAGTCAAGAATTAAAAAAATATATAATCATTTCAACTTCATAGGCTGGTTTATGGTGCTGGGTTTATCAGTTTTTGCAGATACAGCAATAAAATTATTGTCCACAAAGGAATACAGTGAGTCCTATAAAGTTGTTGCTCTCATTGCATTTTCCTACTATCTATGCGGACTGTCAGAATTTTATATATTAGGGCTTCTTATAGAAAATAAAATGTTTATGAACTCATTTATTATTACAATATCTGCAGTATTTAATGTAATATTTAATTTCATGCTGATTCCCAAGTTTGGTATTTATGGCGCTGCAGCAGCAACATGTATAGCATATTTTATTTCAGATATTCTATATTACCGTATTGGAAAAAAATATTATGACCTTAAAATAAGCTTTTTTGATCCATATAAATATGGCTTTATATTTTTAGTACTGTATTTTATTTATATGATATTTAAGCTTAATGTGAATAATTTAGCAATAGAGTTTTTACTAAATATAATTATATGTATATCATATATTGCGCTTTGTATTAAATTCAAACTGTTTTCCTATGATATTATATTGAAAATTATAAGAAGATTTTACTTTAAGGTATATATTTATAAAGCTGATATACTGGATGAATATATATATCGAAGTCATGGCTTAAGCTTTGGAAAATTAAATTTAGAAAGATTAAATAAAATGATGAAAAGCTATTCAGATGAAATAGATGAAAACAAATATGAAATTCTTAAGGAAAGACTAAGCAGTAATAATGAAAGCGTGTTCATAGTTTATAAAGATGAAGAAATAATGGGATACTTTAATATGGCATACAGTGATGTTACTGAATCAATTACAGGTGCAGTTATAAGTGTTCCACAGGATTCTGTTTATTTCTTTGATGATTATACCTTTAAAAAGCACAGAGGAAAAGGCGTTCATGAATATTCCATATTCCGAAGGCTGCAAAGGTCAAGCAATTTAGGCAGAAAGTATGCCTATGTGGGTATATATCCTCATAATATAATTTCACAGAAATCCTATATGAAATTCTCATTTAAAAGGGTAAAAATATACAGCTGTCTTAAGCTTGGAAAAATAAAAAGGACTTATGAAAGGGCTATAAGTAAATGA
- a CDS encoding GNAT family N-acetyltransferase, which yields MDIKLITTTEEFYKLKEPWERLQQMDKDVTYYSTFEYNWIWWNVYKNENIRQLFIVAVKENGQVIAIAPFVIKKVNEKLFSYKLLEFLGTGDYLGILLDRNCEIKSDTIIKKIFNFVESESRQFERIKLTHIKADSKLSAYMLKNKKHNMDFKYLIECPILRFNRFKSFQDYKKEFASSNAKQYSNKLQRKVDYSFRVICNENEDVYDRISKLHINEQNYLIEAKGRKGRSSLYEDEFHSEFVKNIFNHNSNVITFVIEDKNGNILIYETCYLYKRILHMWNTAYDPSYEKYNLGKIINLKIAEYLFENNMADIFDFGAGRYFWKFEWADDFMLDYELDMWNVKTLKGRILKKLYKLKKRYFRRKNG from the coding sequence ATGGATATAAAATTAATAACAACCACTGAAGAATTTTATAAACTTAAGGAACCATGGGAAAGACTTCAGCAGATGGATAAGGATGTAACCTATTACAGCACTTTTGAATACAACTGGATATGGTGGAATGTATATAAAAATGAAAATATAAGGCAGCTGTTTATAGTGGCAGTTAAGGAAAATGGTCAAGTTATAGCCATAGCACCATTTGTTATAAAAAAGGTAAATGAAAAGCTGTTTTCATATAAACTCCTTGAATTCTTAGGAACAGGAGATTATCTTGGAATATTATTAGACAGAAACTGTGAAATAAAATCAGATACCATTATTAAAAAAATATTTAATTTTGTAGAAAGTGAGAGCAGACAATTTGAAAGAATTAAATTAACACATATAAAAGCTGATTCAAAGCTGTCTGCCTATATGCTAAAAAATAAAAAACACAATATGGATTTCAAATATTTAATTGAATGTCCCATTTTAAGGTTTAACAGGTTTAAATCATTTCAGGACTATAAAAAAGAATTTGCAAGTTCCAATGCAAAGCAGTATTCAAATAAACTGCAGAGAAAAGTAGATTACAGCTTTAGAGTTATTTGTAATGAAAATGAGGATGTATATGATAGAATATCAAAGCTTCATATAAATGAGCAGAATTATTTAATTGAAGCAAAAGGCAGAAAGGGAAGATCCAGCTTATATGAAGATGAATTTCACTCTGAATTCGTAAAAAATATTTTTAATCACAATTCTAATGTAATAACTTTTGTAATTGAAGATAAAAATGGAAATATATTAATATATGAAACATGTTATTTATACAAAAGGATTCTCCATATGTGGAATACGGCTTATGATCCTTCATATGAAAAATATAACCTGGGGAAAATAATAAACTTAAAAATAGCTGAATATCTTTTTGAAAACAATATGGCAGACATTTTTGACTTTGGCGCAGGCAGATATTTCTGGAAGTTTGAATGGGCTGATGATTTTATGCTGGATTATGAACTGGATATGTGGAATGTGAAAACTTTAAAAGGCAGGATTCTAAAAAAGCTGTATAAACTAAAAAAAAGGTATTTTAGGAGAAAAAATGGATAA
- a CDS encoding abortive infection system toxin AbiGii family protein: MGNNKQVGKHVEGDMIQNSVVIKNTTYDELIKCLMAGDVHGAMEVMKMQEKALGVVHPNYPYYSLAIKRIGDDLVPYSKPLTKEAIEKYPPMIKGKFSFANKYKGFKNIKDLLDYSYKTQTEIEINKIELMKMICDEVDPYQGEIELLLSKTTEWKIKPKEFPEARPYKIVIEGSEISYDYILLRITRIEKNKVFLSNKEQGIDIGFNFVFDLTNKEIIMSMKLNKDIKVTKKSLLKYLRFTKGSLSKSKFSITSLEFDDVLAEGILDNFDCDSHFGNIDNEITFIEYTILIEEHYNTTIEIPRQIEKDDLEAVYYLGEALKYGEVKGTWQDITSDFVISEKSTENIKNLKDKPFDLSIVVPVKVLIFKKEFLIPKIIKTFKDAQMKDLDKIKKKVSVLEDGDTIKVTFVSKGDNQYIEKFDFEKSE, translated from the coding sequence ATGGGAAATAATAAACAAGTGGGAAAACATGTAGAAGGTGATATGATTCAAAATAGTGTTGTGATAAAAAATACAACCTATGATGAATTAATAAAGTGTTTAATGGCAGGTGATGTCCATGGAGCAATGGAAGTAATGAAAATGCAAGAAAAAGCGCTTGGAGTTGTTCACCCGAATTATCCATATTATTCACTTGCAATAAAAAGAATCGGAGATGATTTAGTACCTTATAGTAAACCTTTAACCAAAGAAGCAATTGAGAAATATCCACCCATGATAAAGGGTAAATTTAGTTTTGCGAATAAGTATAAAGGATTTAAGAATATCAAGGATTTGCTTGATTATTCTTATAAGACTCAAACTGAAATTGAAATTAATAAAATAGAATTAATGAAAATGATTTGCGATGAAGTTGATCCATATCAGGGCGAAATAGAGCTTTTATTGTCTAAAACTACAGAGTGGAAGATTAAGCCTAAAGAATTTCCAGAAGCAAGACCATATAAAATAGTAATTGAAGGAAGCGAAATAAGTTATGACTATATCCTTTTAAGAATTACCCGGATTGAAAAAAATAAAGTGTTTTTATCAAATAAAGAACAGGGAATTGATATTGGGTTCAATTTTGTCTTTGACCTCACAAATAAAGAAATAATTATGAGCATGAAGCTAAACAAAGATATAAAAGTAACTAAAAAATCTCTTTTAAAGTACTTAAGATTTACTAAAGGTTCATTAAGTAAGAGCAAATTTTCAATAACTTCATTGGAATTCGATGATGTTTTAGCTGAAGGGATTTTAGATAATTTTGATTGCGATAGTCACTTTGGTAATATTGATAATGAAATTACTTTTATAGAATATACTATACTTATTGAGGAGCACTACAATACAACCATTGAAATTCCTAGACAAATCGAAAAAGATGATTTAGAAGCTGTGTATTATTTAGGAGAAGCTTTAAAATATGGTGAGGTAAAAGGAACCTGGCAAGATATTACTTCTGATTTCGTAATATCAGAAAAGTCTACCGAAAATATCAAAAATTTAAAGGATAAACCATTTGATTTAAGTATTGTTGTACCTGTAAAAGTTCTAATATTCAAAAAAGAATTTCTGATTCCCAAAATAATAAAAACATTCAAAGACGCGCAGATGAAGGATTTAGATAAAATTAAAAAAAAGGTTTCTGTCTTAGAAGATGGCGATACTATTAAAGTGACTTTTGTCTCTAAAGGAGATAATCAATATATAGAGAAATTTGACTTTGAAAAATCAGAATAG
- a CDS encoding ISNCY family transposase, translating to MRKVNLTMKENDKYTTIKKLVETNGNKKRASLYLSCSIRHINRMIKGYQEQGKAYFIHGNHGRKPVHTLDDETRQLIIDLYRTKYSDANLTHYSELLEKHEHIKVSISTIRSILMQEFILSPKAKRATRKKVKAQLEELKNVAKSPKEVSNIQNAIIAAEDAHPRRPRCAYIGEMLQMDASQHLWFGKNKTQLHIAVDDATGAIMGAYFDSQETLNGYYHVLHQVLTEHGIPYMLFTDRRTVFEYKKKKSPSVEEDTFTQFSYACKQLGIGIKTSSVAQAKGRVERMFQTLQSRLPLEMRLACISTIEQANEFLNSYIKEFNAQFALPVDNIKSVFEKQLDIEKINLTLAVLTSRKVDNGSCIKFKKSYYLPMDCNGYAVHYRKGTSGMVIQAFDGGMFFCVDEKVYALDLLPEHELTSKSFDLAAPAGQPKKRYIPPMSHPWKQASFERYLKKQKHRQENIA from the coding sequence ATGAGAAAGGTAAATTTAACTATGAAAGAAAATGATAAATATACAACTATAAAGAAATTGGTCGAAACAAATGGAAACAAGAAGAGGGCATCCCTTTATCTAAGCTGCTCTATTAGACATATTAATAGAATGATCAAAGGATATCAGGAACAGGGAAAGGCTTATTTTATTCATGGTAATCATGGGAGAAAACCAGTCCATACACTTGATGATGAGACAAGACAATTAATTATTGACCTTTATCGTACCAAATACTCTGATGCTAATCTCACCCACTATTCTGAGTTATTAGAGAAGCATGAGCATATCAAAGTATCCATTAGCACCATCCGTTCAATCCTTATGCAGGAATTCATCCTGTCTCCTAAGGCTAAGCGTGCTACAAGGAAAAAGGTTAAAGCTCAATTAGAGGAATTGAAGAATGTAGCCAAATCTCCAAAAGAGGTTTCTAACATTCAGAATGCAATTATTGCAGCTGAAGATGCACACCCGAGGCGCCCTAGATGTGCTTACATAGGTGAGATGCTCCAGATGGATGCTTCACAGCATCTTTGGTTCGGTAAGAATAAAACCCAATTACACATTGCTGTAGATGATGCTACAGGTGCTATTATGGGAGCTTATTTTGACTCACAAGAGACCCTAAACGGGTATTACCATGTGTTACACCAGGTACTCACGGAACACGGTATCCCTTATATGTTATTTACAGATAGACGTACTGTATTTGAATACAAAAAGAAAAAGTCCCCTTCAGTTGAAGAGGATACTTTCACTCAGTTTAGCTATGCCTGTAAACAGTTAGGCATAGGAATTAAGACAAGCAGTGTTGCCCAAGCTAAAGGGCGCGTAGAAAGAATGTTTCAGACGTTACAATCACGCCTCCCTTTAGAAATGAGGCTAGCTTGTATCAGCACAATTGAGCAAGCAAATGAATTCTTAAACTCATACATAAAAGAATTCAATGCCCAGTTTGCTTTACCAGTTGATAATATCAAATCTGTCTTTGAAAAACAACTAGATATTGAAAAAATAAATTTAACACTTGCCGTATTAACCAGTAGGAAGGTTGATAACGGAAGCTGCATCAAATTCAAGAAAAGTTATTACCTCCCTATGGATTGTAATGGATATGCTGTACATTACCGAAAAGGTACTTCAGGTATGGTAATTCAAGCCTTTGATGGTGGAATGTTCTTTTGTGTTGATGAAAAGGTATATGCTCTAGATCTATTACCAGAACATGAACTTACATCAAAAAGCTTTGACCTTGCAGCTCCTGCGGGGCAACCAAAAAAACGTTATATTCCTCCAATGAGTCATCCTTGGAAACAAGCTTCTTTTGAACGTTATCTTAAAAAGCAGAAACATAGGCAGGAAAATATAGCATAA
- a CDS encoding cation-translocating P-type ATPase, translating to MTERESTSLFQGLTNEQAQKLQQKFGKNQITSEKKQSFIKKVFNIIKEPMFLLLLAAAVIYFILGEPRDGIIMLIFVVGIISIDVIQEWKTDKTLNALKDLSAPHITVIREGKEQQIASTDLVPGDLMMIAEGIKIPADGDIIKFSDLCIDESTLTGESEGIWKQSIYESEKDNKDYWKKHRCYAGTLVIQGTAVVKVDKIGGSTEYGKIAANIASALEKLTPLQKQTGKLVKTCAIIAGALFVLVSIITYFNIPDHALKDRVIESILSGITLAMAMIPEEFPVILTVFLSMGAWRLAKKNSLIRKLPAVETSGAVSVLCVDKTGTITMNQMTVQSTWAADGDTNSLCEIMGLACETEAYDPMEKAMLVHCEKLGISKDHIFGGDLLTEYPFTNELKAMGHVWRHDGEIIIAAKGSPERILSICNLTKDEAKTAEDKIKEMSMQGLRVIAVGIMKLDSETQIPDKITDCSLTLSGLIGLADPPRPSVKQDIISCTKAGVRVVMITGDNGITASSIAKQIGMPNSDKIITGDEINNMNDEELREKVKYISIFSRVVPEHKMRIVKAFRENGEVVAMTGDGVNDAPALKYADIGIAMGKRGSEVSREAADLILMDDNFSTIVDTIKDGRRIYDNIRKAVGYVFVIHIPIAFASLLAPFLKINPASLLLLPIHVVLLELIIDPTCSIVLERQPAEIDIMERSPRNPHEEILTSSILIKSIVQGVIIFAASFGTYYTFLLKNPENAALARTMGLSIIIIANLFLVQVNSSSREYAFKSIHRLYKDNVMWAAGIGTVGGLLLMLYTPLSSILKLAPLSFSQFITVVLIAAVSVFWYEIVKVVECNQAAPDNRRM from the coding sequence ATGACAGAACGTGAAAGCACATCTTTATTTCAGGGGCTTACAAATGAACAGGCCCAAAAGTTACAGCAGAAATTCGGAAAAAATCAAATTACATCTGAAAAAAAACAAAGTTTCATTAAAAAGGTCTTTAATATTATCAAAGAGCCAATGTTTCTTTTATTACTTGCAGCAGCAGTTATTTACTTTATACTTGGTGAACCACGGGACGGAATAATTATGCTTATTTTTGTGGTTGGTATCATAAGCATAGATGTGATTCAGGAATGGAAAACAGATAAAACTTTAAATGCTTTAAAGGATCTGTCAGCGCCGCACATTACTGTAATCAGAGAAGGAAAAGAACAGCAGATTGCAAGCACTGATCTTGTACCAGGAGATTTAATGATGATTGCTGAAGGAATAAAAATTCCGGCAGATGGAGATATAATTAAATTCAGCGATTTGTGCATTGATGAATCTACGCTGACTGGTGAGTCTGAAGGAATCTGGAAACAGTCAATTTATGAATCTGAAAAAGATAACAAAGACTATTGGAAAAAGCACCGATGTTATGCAGGTACTCTGGTTATTCAGGGTACTGCAGTAGTTAAAGTTGACAAAATCGGGGGCTCAACTGAATATGGAAAAATAGCTGCTAATATTGCATCTGCTCTGGAAAAACTTACTCCTTTGCAAAAGCAGACAGGTAAACTTGTAAAAACCTGTGCTATTATTGCAGGGGCATTATTTGTATTAGTAAGTATTATTACCTATTTTAATATACCTGATCATGCACTTAAGGACAGAGTCATTGAAAGTATATTATCAGGTATTACACTTGCCATGGCTATGATACCAGAGGAATTCCCGGTTATATTAACTGTATTTCTTTCAATGGGAGCATGGAGACTGGCCAAAAAAAATTCTCTTATAAGAAAACTTCCTGCAGTGGAGACTTCAGGAGCAGTTTCTGTACTATGTGTTGATAAAACCGGTACAATTACCATGAATCAGATGACTGTTCAAAGTACCTGGGCAGCAGATGGTGATACTAATTCCCTTTGTGAAATTATGGGCCTTGCCTGTGAAACTGAAGCTTATGATCCAATGGAAAAGGCAATGCTTGTGCACTGTGAGAAGCTGGGGATTTCAAAAGATCATATATTTGGAGGGGATTTGCTTACAGAATATCCTTTTACCAATGAGCTTAAGGCCATGGGACATGTGTGGAGACACGATGGAGAAATTATTATAGCAGCAAAGGGTTCTCCTGAGCGAATCTTATCAATATGCAATTTAACAAAGGATGAAGCTAAAACAGCTGAAGATAAAATAAAAGAAATGTCCATGCAGGGGTTAAGAGTAATTGCTGTAGGAATCATGAAGCTTGACTCTGAAACTCAGATACCTGATAAGATTACAGACTGCAGCTTAACACTAAGCGGGCTTATAGGCCTTGCTGATCCTCCAAGGCCATCTGTAAAGCAGGATATAATAAGCTGTACAAAAGCTGGTGTGAGAGTAGTAATGATAACAGGCGATAATGGAATAACTGCAAGCTCAATAGCAAAGCAGATTGGAATGCCAAATAGCGATAAAATCATTACAGGTGATGAGATTAATAACATGAATGATGAAGAACTTCGTGAAAAGGTAAAATATATAAGCATTTTTTCCCGTGTGGTACCAGAGCATAAAATGCGTATTGTAAAGGCCTTCAGAGAAAATGGAGAAGTTGTTGCCATGACAGGAGATGGAGTAAATGATGCTCCTGCATTGAAATATGCTGATATTGGAATTGCTATGGGTAAAAGGGGTTCAGAGGTATCAAGAGAAGCAGCTGATTTAATATTAATGGATGATAACTTTTCAACTATTGTTGATACCATTAAGGATGGAAGAAGAATATATGATAATATAAGAAAAGCAGTAGGTTATGTTTTTGTAATTCATATACCCATTGCATTTGCATCTCTTCTTGCTCCATTTTTAAAAATCAACCCTGCAAGTCTGCTGCTTCTGCCTATACATGTGGTACTGCTGGAGCTCATTATTGATCCAACATGCTCCATAGTACTTGAACGTCAGCCTGCGGAAATTGATATTATGGAACGTAGTCCAAGGAATCCTCATGAGGAAATCCTTACTTCTTCAATCCTTATTAAGAGCATTGTTCAGGGAGTCATAATATTTGCAGCATCTTTTGGAACTTACTATACATTTTTGCTTAAGAACCCCGAAAATGCAGCTTTAGCTAGAACCATGGGACTTTCCATAATTATTATTGCTAATTTATTTTTAGTTCAGGTAAACAGTTCAAGCCGCGAATATGCTTTTAAGTCTATTCATAGGCTTTATAAAGACAATGTAATGTGGGCTGCAGGTATTGGAACGGTAGGTGGATTATTATTAATGCTGTATACACCTTTAAGCAGTATTTTAAAACTTGCACCGCTGTCTTTTTCACAGTTTATCACAGTAGTATTAATTGCAGCTGTGTCAGTATTTTGGTATGAGATAGTGAAAGTTGTCGAATGTAACCAGGCAGCACCCGATAATCGTCGAATGTAA
- a CDS encoding glycosyltransferase family 4 protein — MKVNIIGPYPPPYGGISVHIKRMKKYLRSKGVDVEVYEDNKKAFLKAPLLKGEIIHFHSIGKKKRILMGFLAMFHKKIILTIHGESLHDQLEQSSLFIKRLLLFSLKKINKIICINPKTLKELISYGIAASNLAFIPSYINPIEDENDSVNIPSFVWNFINNAEFLISANGWITFYKDQDLYGIDMLIELIRKLKYEHYNVSLFIALLGTSMQSQQERSYYNDLKNKIINYELEKNILIFEVNDTEFYPILKKSSLFIRPTNADGYGVSIAEALYYKVPSIASDVCSRPEGTIIFKARQIDDLYIKTAEVIKNYDLYQGKIKNIELPNNAEKILDIYKELDS, encoded by the coding sequence ATGAAGGTTAATATTATTGGCCCATATCCGCCGCCCTATGGTGGGATTTCAGTGCATATAAAGAGAATGAAAAAATACCTGAGAAGCAAGGGGGTGGATGTGGAAGTATATGAGGATAATAAAAAAGCTTTTTTAAAAGCACCCCTTTTAAAGGGCGAAATTATACACTTTCACAGTATAGGTAAAAAAAAGAGAATTTTAATGGGCTTTCTTGCAATGTTTCATAAGAAAATCATTTTAACTATTCATGGTGAAAGCTTACATGACCAGCTGGAACAATCAAGCCTTTTTATAAAAAGGTTATTATTATTCAGCCTTAAGAAAATAAATAAAATTATATGCATCAACCCAAAAACACTTAAGGAGCTTATATCCTATGGTATAGCTGCCAGTAACTTAGCCTTCATTCCATCATATATTAATCCAATAGAGGATGAAAATGATTCTGTTAATATACCTTCCTTTGTATGGAATTTTATAAATAACGCTGAATTCTTAATAAGTGCAAATGGATGGATAACCTTTTATAAAGATCAGGATTTGTACGGTATAGATATGCTTATTGAACTTATTAGGAAATTAAAATATGAACATTACAATGTGAGTTTATTTATAGCACTACTTGGAACTAGTATGCAAAGTCAGCAGGAAAGGTCATATTATAATGACTTGAAAAATAAAATTATAAATTATGAACTTGAAAAAAATATATTAATATTTGAAGTAAATGACACTGAATTTTATCCAATACTGAAAAAAAGCAGCTTATTCATAAGACCAACTAACGCCGACGGCTATGGGGTTTCCATTGCTGAGGCATTATATTATAAAGTCCCATCTATAGCTAGTGATGTATGCAGCAGGCCTGAGGGTACAATAATTTTTAAAGCAAGACAAATAGATGATTTATATATAAAAACAGCTGAAGTAATAAAAAATTATGATTTATACCAGGGGAAAATTAAAAACATTGAACTGCCAAATAATGCTGAAAAAATTTTAGATATTTATAAAGAGCTGGATTCATAA
- a CDS encoding glycerate kinase, whose amino-acid sequence MKTKFIIAPDSFKKSLNAFEARYGLIIKENTVVIETASACGLQLVRM is encoded by the coding sequence ATGAAAACTAAGTTTATAATAGCACCAGATTCATTTAAGAAAAGCTTAAATGCCTTTGAAGCCAGGTATGGACTGATAATTAAAGAAAATACAGTAGTAATTGAAACAGCATCGGCTTGCGGGCTGCAATTAGTTAGAATGTGA